A part of Kiritimatiellia bacterium genomic DNA contains:
- a CDS encoding phospholipase D-like domain-containing protein, translating to MPRIFDNIDQSLLPALRQTLQDCSAAAFCVGYLNLRGWGQIADLIERLPGGEDDRCCRLLVGMHRPPDEEMKLLGSIRRRGATPDGPTLARLKRRVSESFKEQLEFGVPTAETESSLRLLARQLHARKVRVKAFLGYPLHAKLYLVHRSDPVAPLVAFVGSSNLTLAGLSHQGELNVDVVEQDAASKLLNWFEERWKDPNAFDISEELAQLIDKSWAGVTDVRPYLVYLKIAYHLCEEARQGEREFKLPKLLRGVLLDFQASAVSLAAHYLYRRGGVLLGDVVGLGKTLMATAVARVLQEDDDSNTLVICPPKLQPMWELHFQEYQITGRVLSLGRVIEELPALPRYRLLVIDESHNLRNREGRRYHAIRDYIERNEPRVLLLTATPYNKQFTDLGSQLRLFVDEDADLRVRPEQFFRDWHQNGQTEADFIARFQTSPRSLRAFEQSNPPDDWGERMLPSAKPRREVDFHGIARKVADEGKANSKGKQNGASRRTRQPLLVALPVQRSEPTAQESGFVAATCSTYAN from the coding sequence ATGCCCAGGATTTTTGACAACATCGATCAGTCTCTGCTGCCCGCGCTCCGACAGACGCTTCAGGACTGCAGCGCGGCGGCGTTTTGTGTTGGCTACCTCAATCTGCGCGGCTGGGGACAGATTGCAGATTTGATCGAGCGACTCCCCGGCGGCGAGGACGACCGTTGTTGTCGGCTTCTGGTGGGCATGCATCGCCCGCCCGACGAAGAAATGAAGCTGCTCGGCAGCATCCGCCGGCGCGGCGCGACGCCCGACGGCCCAACGCTCGCGCGGCTCAAACGCCGTGTGAGCGAGAGCTTCAAGGAACAGCTTGAGTTCGGTGTGCCCACCGCGGAAACCGAATCCTCGCTGCGTTTGCTCGCCCGACAGTTGCATGCTCGGAAGGTGCGCGTGAAAGCGTTCCTCGGCTACCCGCTGCATGCCAAACTCTATCTGGTTCACCGCTCCGATCCCGTTGCGCCGCTGGTCGCGTTTGTGGGTAGCAGCAACCTCACGCTCGCAGGGTTGTCACATCAGGGCGAGCTGAACGTTGACGTCGTGGAGCAGGACGCCGCGAGCAAACTGCTGAACTGGTTCGAGGAGCGCTGGAAAGACCCGAACGCCTTCGACATCAGTGAAGAGCTCGCCCAGCTCATTGACAAAAGCTGGGCCGGCGTGACCGACGTGCGGCCCTATCTGGTGTACCTCAAGATCGCATACCACCTCTGCGAGGAAGCCCGTCAGGGCGAGCGCGAGTTCAAGCTTCCGAAACTCCTGCGAGGGGTGTTGCTGGATTTTCAAGCCAGCGCCGTTTCTCTTGCGGCGCACTATCTCTATCGCCGTGGCGGTGTGCTGCTGGGCGACGTCGTCGGGCTAGGCAAGACCTTGATGGCCACCGCCGTCGCCCGCGTGTTGCAGGAGGATGACGACAGCAACACGCTGGTCATTTGTCCACCGAAGCTCCAGCCGATGTGGGAGCTGCACTTTCAAGAATACCAGATCACCGGTCGCGTTCTTTCCCTCGGGAGAGTCATCGAGGAGCTGCCGGCATTGCCCCGCTACCGCCTTCTGGTGATCGACGAGAGCCACAACCTGCGCAACCGCGAAGGCCGGCGATACCACGCGATCCGGGATTACATCGAGCGCAACGAACCCCGTGTGCTTTTACTGACGGCCACGCCCTACAACAAGCAGTTCACCGACCTCGGCAGCCAGTTGCGCCTGTTCGTGGACGAAGACGCCGACCTGCGCGTGCGCCCGGAGCAGTTCTTCCGAGACTGGCATCAAAACGGCCAGACCGAGGCCGACTTCATCGCCCGCTTTCAGACCTCGCCCCGCTCCCTGCGCGCGTTCGAGCAGAGCAACCCCCCGGACGACTGGGGTGAGCGCATGTTGCCGTCGGCCAAGCCGCGCCGCGAAGTAGATTTTCACGGCATTGCCAGAAAAGTTGCCGACGAAGGCAAGGCCAATTCCAAGGGCAAACAAAACGGCGCATCCCGGCGCACCAGACAGCCTCTGCTCGTTGCACTTCCAGTTCAAAGAAGTGAACCGACGGCCCAAGAATCTGGGTTTGTAGCCGCTACTTGTTCCACCTATGCCAACTGA